In a single window of the Desulfuribacillus alkaliarsenatis genome:
- a CDS encoding RNA-binding S4 domain-containing protein gives MRLDKFLKVSRLIKRRTLAKEVCDSGRIDINGRTAKAGTEVKEQDIITINFARKTLIVRVLKLQDSAKKADAADMCEIIEEKSIPSSEDDFWKNN, from the coding sequence ATGCGGTTAGACAAATTTTTAAAAGTTTCTCGTTTAATAAAACGAAGAACACTAGCTAAAGAAGTATGTGATAGTGGCAGAATTGATATAAATGGTCGTACAGCAAAAGCTGGAACAGAAGTGAAAGAGCAAGATATTATTACAATTAATTTTGCCAGAAAAACACTTATTGTAAGAGTTTTGAAGCTGCAAGATTCGGCCAAAAAAGCAGATGCTGCAGATATGTGCGAAATTATTGAAGAAAAATCAATACCAAGTTCAGAAGATGATTTCTGGAAGAACAATTAA
- a CDS encoding HU family DNA-binding protein, which translates to MNKVELVNQMVESTGLKKKDAEAALASFMDAVTDALAKGDKVQLIGFGTFETRERAARSGRNPQTGEAITIPAAKVPAFKAGAKLKEAVK; encoded by the coding sequence ATGAATAAAGTAGAACTTGTAAATCAAATGGTAGAGAGCACTGGTCTTAAGAAAAAGGATGCAGAGGCAGCTTTAGCTAGCTTTATGGACGCTGTTACTGACGCACTAGCAAAGGGTGACAAAGTTCAGTTAATAGGTTTTGGAACCTTCGAAACTCGTGAGCGTGCTGCGCGTTCTGGTAGAAACCCACAAACTGGAGAAGCTATCACAATTCCAGCTGCTAAGGTACCAGCATTTAAAGCAGGAGCTAAACTTAAAGAAGCAGTTAAGTAG
- the spoIIE gene encoding stage II sporulation protein E gives MLARFLERVNFSSKWKDGFTNMKNSISAIAGGALFIYVVGFLLGKAIILNDLAPFAIAFFAVMLLRKPAIANILAVVITLGALTVSWQHAIYIGGAISLLMIAYGYLEKKGQQDVSLLPYQVLAATIISKVAVLYWLTELTNYTFVMAGLESALALLLTLIFVQAVPILFGRMTSRILKNEEIICVFILIASVLIGMSNWVWYGVHMDQIMGGLAIILLAYAGGAGIGAAIGVVIGLIMSLANPLLMSQIAIFAFAGLLAGLLKEGKKVYVMAGFFIGYITLSIYMRPGIDLYPVFVEIFSVFFLFSLVPKSVVNYITGLIPGTSANMWNQQEYKKKVKELVSGKVDRYGYMLGELATTFETKNIKRNQEADFQQLIEHVADISCQNCNRYNRCWQTEFYKTYQGFVDIFIRFESGETVSHQRLPKDLNAKCVDKKRLLEVLYQEFKAFQKEYYWKGQVEECRGLLAEQLKGISQVMGQLSVEISKEGLEFSKQEVEISRAMEKLGLSIQHAQIVSLEKGNIDIRVTKNGCGQRDECEKILAPMITDIVGENVSTKNKRGCNCANEECILTIASAPVYEVEYGFVSIGKGGTFVSGDSYEGIDLGNGKYVLAISDGMGNGQRAREESQAAIKLLKTLLQAGLTEDTAIKTINAALMLRSSEEMFATLDLAFINLFTGETKFMKVGSSPSFIKTGKDVEIVNGRSLPVGILHEIQYSLEQRVLKQGDYILMVSDGILDSIRHVNDKEDWLRRILLQISCDDPQEIADVIVEKVLRFNENEVIDDTTILVAKIMPYQPEWASISIPDSKKLVTA, from the coding sequence ATGCTAGCTAGATTTTTGGAAAGGGTAAACTTTAGTAGTAAGTGGAAAGATGGATTTACCAACATGAAGAATAGCATAAGCGCTATAGCAGGAGGGGCACTATTTATATACGTTGTTGGATTTTTATTAGGAAAAGCTATTATCCTTAATGATTTAGCTCCGTTTGCAATAGCCTTCTTCGCTGTAATGCTACTCCGTAAGCCTGCAATTGCAAATATATTGGCAGTAGTTATAACGTTAGGGGCCTTAACGGTAAGCTGGCAGCATGCTATTTATATAGGTGGAGCGATTTCACTGCTAATGATAGCGTACGGTTATTTAGAGAAAAAGGGTCAGCAGGATGTATCGTTACTACCCTATCAGGTCTTAGCTGCAACCATCATATCTAAAGTTGCAGTGCTCTATTGGTTAACGGAGCTGACAAATTATACGTTTGTAATGGCAGGTCTTGAGAGCGCACTCGCATTGTTATTAACGTTGATATTTGTTCAAGCAGTACCAATTCTATTCGGGAGAATGACCTCCAGAATTCTAAAAAATGAAGAGATTATCTGTGTGTTTATATTAATAGCCTCCGTACTAATAGGAATGAGTAATTGGGTTTGGTATGGTGTGCACATGGATCAGATTATGGGCGGATTAGCTATCATCCTGCTTGCTTATGCAGGCGGGGCAGGAATCGGTGCTGCGATTGGTGTAGTTATAGGATTAATAATGAGTCTAGCAAACCCATTGCTTATGAGTCAAATTGCTATTTTTGCCTTTGCTGGCTTACTAGCAGGACTACTAAAAGAGGGTAAAAAAGTATACGTAATGGCAGGCTTCTTCATCGGCTACATTACCTTGTCCATCTATATGCGGCCAGGAATAGATTTATACCCTGTTTTTGTAGAAATATTTTCAGTGTTCTTCTTATTTTCATTAGTACCTAAATCAGTTGTGAATTACATAACGGGCTTAATTCCAGGCACATCAGCTAACATGTGGAATCAACAGGAATATAAGAAAAAGGTAAAGGAGCTGGTTTCGGGTAAGGTTGATCGCTACGGATATATGCTTGGGGAGCTTGCTACAACATTTGAGACAAAAAATATAAAAAGGAATCAGGAGGCTGATTTTCAACAACTAATAGAGCATGTCGCCGATATTAGCTGCCAAAACTGTAATCGCTATAATCGTTGCTGGCAAACGGAATTTTATAAGACATATCAAGGATTTGTAGATATCTTTATCAGATTTGAGTCAGGAGAAACAGTAAGTCATCAGCGTCTGCCTAAAGACTTAAATGCTAAGTGTGTAGACAAGAAAAGATTGCTAGAGGTATTGTATCAGGAGTTCAAAGCCTTTCAAAAAGAATATTACTGGAAGGGACAGGTTGAAGAGTGTAGGGGGTTATTAGCGGAACAGTTGAAAGGTATATCACAGGTAATGGGTCAGCTATCAGTGGAAATTTCTAAGGAGGGGTTAGAGTTTTCTAAACAAGAGGTCGAGATAAGTCGCGCAATGGAAAAGCTAGGTTTATCGATTCAGCATGCACAAATTGTAAGTCTTGAGAAAGGAAATATTGATATTCGTGTAACGAAGAACGGCTGCGGACAACGTGATGAATGTGAGAAAATTTTAGCGCCAATGATAACGGATATAGTCGGTGAAAACGTATCAACTAAAAACAAGCGTGGGTGCAACTGTGCAAACGAGGAGTGTATCCTAACGATTGCTTCAGCGCCAGTATATGAGGTTGAATACGGTTTTGTTTCAATTGGCAAGGGCGGGACCTTCGTATCTGGGGACAGCTACGAGGGGATAGATTTAGGGAACGGAAAATACGTTTTAGCGATAAGTGATGGAATGGGTAACGGGCAAAGGGCACGGGAAGAAAGCCAGGCAGCTATAAAACTGCTGAAAACCTTGCTGCAAGCTGGGCTGACAGAAGATACTGCAATTAAGACTATTAATGCAGCCTTAATGCTTCGCTCATCAGAAGAAATGTTTGCTACATTAGATTTGGCATTCATTAATCTATTTACAGGAGAAACTAAATTCATGAAGGTTGGCTCTTCGCCAAGCTTTATAAAAACAGGCAAGGATGTTGAGATTGTTAATGGAAGGAGTTTGCCAGTAGGAATATTGCATGAAATACAATATTCCCTAGAGCAGAGAGTATTAAAGCAGGGTGATTATATATTAATGGTATCGGACGGAATTCTTGACTCCATACGCCATGTTAACGATAAAGAAGATTGGCTAAGGCGTATTCTGTTACAGATAAGCTGTGACGACCCGCAAGAAATCGCCGATGTTATTGTTGAGAAGGTATTAAGATTTAATGAAAATGAGGTGATTGATGATACAACTATTTTAGTAGCGAAGATTATGCCATATCAGCCAGAATGGGCAAGTATATCTATACCTGACAGTAAGAAGCTGGTAACCGCTTAA
- a CDS encoding putative polysaccharide biosynthesis protein — protein sequence MKQKSFVQGAVILGIAALISKTLGGIYRIPYQNIVGNEGLALFNLVYPMYTTLLVISTAGFPIAVSKFVSERIARGDIEGAERVFRIAFVIMMITGLLSFSVLFFGANTLAGLMGDTGAVLSIKSISFALLLVPMIAVIRGYFQGWQEMMPTAVSQVAEQIVRVITILVLSYIFIQTSVELAAAGAVLGAFTGASLSIIILALYFWRHRSVVADERQRLLGHYEHYVKEQKHKEPLLPLLKKMTVYALPICFGMLVLPLFNLADSYTVINILTWSGMESLDARVIFGVYSKALPLVQIAALFATALSLALIPSISEAKSLQQHNVIKRRTSFALRLTVIVGLPAAFGLSILAEPLNIALYNETIGTDIIMVLAFATVFSTLEITTTGILQGMGESKAPAINLFIGFLVKVTLNIALIIWIGIIGAAIATIVAYLIAMTLNMRDLKKHTGVEYRWLDIAIKPLLATFIMAIVVYTSVLITTPLYQAFLGMRLAQASVSATGVLLGIVVYGVALLVTKSITIDELELIPKIGPRLKRLLLRLKIKQG from the coding sequence TTGAAGCAAAAATCATTCGTACAGGGTGCTGTTATTTTGGGCATAGCTGCACTGATATCAAAAACATTAGGTGGCATTTACCGCATACCTTATCAGAATATTGTAGGCAACGAGGGACTTGCTTTATTTAATCTGGTATACCCGATGTATACAACCCTGTTAGTTATAAGTACAGCAGGCTTTCCGATTGCCGTATCGAAATTTGTTTCGGAGCGTATTGCCAGGGGCGATATAGAAGGTGCTGAACGGGTTTTTAGGATTGCCTTTGTAATAATGATGATTACGGGATTACTTAGCTTCTCGGTGCTGTTTTTTGGTGCAAACACACTTGCTGGGCTTATGGGAGACACTGGAGCCGTATTATCAATCAAAAGCATCTCGTTTGCGCTTTTGCTAGTGCCTATGATAGCTGTAATTAGAGGATACTTCCAAGGCTGGCAGGAAATGATGCCAACAGCAGTATCACAGGTAGCGGAGCAAATAGTTAGGGTAATTACAATATTAGTTTTATCATACATATTTATTCAGACTTCCGTGGAGCTTGCCGCTGCAGGTGCAGTTTTGGGAGCTTTTACAGGGGCGAGTTTATCAATAATAATATTAGCCCTATACTTTTGGCGACATAGAAGTGTAGTTGCTGATGAAAGACAGCGCTTACTAGGTCATTACGAACATTATGTTAAGGAGCAAAAGCATAAAGAGCCATTACTGCCGCTATTGAAGAAGATGACTGTGTACGCACTTCCGATATGCTTTGGTATGCTGGTGCTACCGTTATTTAACCTTGCTGACTCATACACAGTTATTAATATATTAACCTGGTCCGGCATGGAAAGCCTAGATGCCCGTGTTATTTTTGGGGTATATTCTAAGGCACTACCGTTAGTACAGATAGCAGCATTGTTTGCAACTGCCTTATCACTTGCGTTAATCCCGTCTATTTCTGAGGCAAAGTCACTGCAGCAGCATAATGTTATCAAGCGGAGAACATCATTTGCCCTTCGCTTAACGGTTATTGTTGGTTTGCCAGCTGCTTTTGGGTTATCAATCCTTGCTGAGCCGCTAAACATTGCGCTATACAACGAAACAATTGGTACAGACATAATTATGGTACTTGCCTTTGCAACTGTTTTTAGCACCTTAGAAATTACTACAACGGGAATACTGCAAGGGATGGGAGAATCTAAGGCTCCAGCGATAAATCTATTTATTGGTTTCTTAGTTAAAGTAACATTAAACATTGCCTTGATTATCTGGATTGGTATAATTGGAGCGGCAATTGCAACTATAGTGGCATACTTAATAGCAATGACACTAAACATGCGTGATCTTAAGAAACACACTGGGGTAGAATATAGATGGCTTGATATCGCAATTAAACCCTTATTAGCTACCTTCATAATGGCAATTGTAGTGTATACGTCTGTTCTTATAACGACACCGTTATATCAAGCATTTCTTGGTATGAGGCTTGCCCAAGCCTCTGTATCTGCTACTGGGGTCTTACTTGGAATTGTAGTTTATGGAGTAGCACTATTAGTTACTAAATCGATAACGATTGACGAATTAGAATTAATACCGAAGATTGGTCCAAGATTAAAACGGTTACTTCTTCGCCTTAAAATAAAACAAGGATAG
- a CDS encoding FtsB family cell division protein produces MYRPIESNNTSSQSKREKFTNAKSGTKKLAKWKKLLLLIFLVYLLFIGKGIYSQEQTISEKQQELEILQQEYSAIKSENEVLESRYNRLHDEDYIAEIARQNYYLSKPGEILFIVPQGR; encoded by the coding sequence ATGTACCGTCCAATAGAGTCAAACAATACCTCAAGCCAATCAAAAAGAGAAAAATTTACTAATGCTAAAAGTGGTACTAAAAAATTAGCAAAATGGAAAAAACTATTATTGTTAATTTTTTTGGTGTATTTACTATTTATAGGCAAAGGGATTTATTCACAGGAACAAACGATAAGTGAAAAGCAGCAGGAACTAGAGATTCTGCAGCAGGAATATAGTGCTATTAAATCAGAAAACGAAGTGTTAGAGAGCCGATATAACCGTTTACATGATGAAGATTACATAGCTGAAATTGCCCGCCAGAATTATTATCTATCAAAGCCAGGGGAGATATTGTTTATTGTTCCCCAAGGGAGATAA
- the mazG gene encoding nucleoside triphosphate pyrophosphohydrolase: MERKLYIMGLGAGSLDALTLQAYRLLQKGYPIYLRTERHPVVELLNQERLAYKSFDYVYDEAENFDQVYVEIVQQLLNITMNSTTPIIYAVPGHPMVAERSVKQLREQAKSSGIEIELVSSSSFLDDMFNSLCIDPNEGFILLDGLDFDETLLDSRMHVIITQVYNQEVMSEAKLALMEYYPEDTMVTVIKAAGVKDLERIWTIPIYEIDHINDIDHLTALYIPKGSQLIQQKSFGQLVDIVKRLRGPDGCPWDQEQTHDSLRGYLIEETYEVLEAIDSGDVDNLMEELGDLLLHVVMHAQIAKDEGEFSIYQVIETIARKMIRRHPHVFQGDKVENVEQVLENWDDIKKQEKACKQAGEQVESILDGIPKGLPMLMYAYKQQKKAAKVGFDWDLESQVWDKLHEELKELEEAETTAQKTDELGDALYAIVNLARFMEIDPEQALHNTCRKFEHRFRYIEEQLKKEGLSFKDVDLEWMETQWQNAKKVKK, from the coding sequence ATGGAGAGAAAGTTGTATATAATGGGACTAGGGGCAGGCTCGTTAGATGCTTTAACATTACAGGCGTATAGACTTTTACAAAAAGGCTACCCCATATATTTACGCACTGAGCGACATCCTGTTGTTGAATTACTAAATCAGGAGCGACTAGCTTATAAGAGCTTTGATTATGTGTATGATGAAGCAGAAAATTTTGATCAAGTATATGTGGAGATAGTTCAACAGCTACTAAACATTACAATGAATAGCACCACACCAATCATTTATGCAGTACCAGGCCATCCGATGGTAGCAGAACGTAGCGTAAAACAGCTAAGGGAGCAAGCAAAGTCGTCAGGGATAGAAATAGAGCTTGTTAGTAGTAGCAGTTTTTTAGACGATATGTTTAACTCTTTATGTATTGATCCTAATGAAGGATTTATCCTATTAGATGGACTAGATTTTGATGAGACATTGCTAGATAGTCGCATGCATGTAATTATTACACAGGTGTATAATCAAGAGGTTATGTCGGAAGCAAAGCTAGCATTAATGGAATATTATCCAGAAGACACAATGGTAACAGTTATTAAAGCCGCAGGGGTTAAAGATTTGGAGCGTATATGGACAATTCCAATTTATGAAATTGACCACATCAATGATATTGATCACTTAACGGCTTTATATATTCCTAAGGGTAGCCAGCTAATACAACAGAAGAGCTTCGGACAACTAGTTGATATTGTTAAGCGCCTTCGAGGTCCAGATGGTTGTCCTTGGGACCAAGAGCAGACACATGACTCGCTAAGGGGGTATTTAATAGAGGAGACTTATGAAGTACTAGAAGCTATTGATAGTGGCGATGTAGATAATTTAATGGAAGAGCTAGGGGACTTGCTACTGCACGTAGTTATGCATGCGCAAATAGCTAAAGATGAAGGAGAATTCTCAATCTACCAAGTAATAGAGACGATAGCACGCAAAATGATTCGTCGTCATCCCCATGTATTTCAAGGTGACAAGGTTGAGAATGTCGAGCAGGTATTAGAGAACTGGGACGATATCAAAAAGCAGGAAAAGGCTTGCAAGCAAGCTGGTGAGCAAGTAGAAAGCATTCTAGATGGTATCCCTAAAGGCCTTCCGATGCTAATGTATGCCTATAAGCAACAAAAAAAGGCAGCGAAAGTTGGCTTTGATTGGGACCTAGAGTCACAGGTTTGGGACAAGCTGCATGAGGAATTGAAAGAGTTGGAAGAGGCTGAAACAACAGCTCAAAAAACGGATGAACTAGGGGACGCACTATATGCCATAGTTAATCTAGCTAGATTTATGGAAATCGACCCAGAACAAGCTTTACATAATACTTGCCGTAAGTTTGAGCACAGGTTCCGCTATATTGAAGAGCAGTTAAAAAAAGAAGGTCTGAGCTTTAAAGATGTAGATTTAGAGTGGATGGAAACTCAGTGGCAGAATGCAAAAAAAGTTAAAAAGTGA
- a CDS encoding ComE operon protein 2, translated as MSNRISWDEYFMAQAKILALRSSCERLSVGAVLVKDRRTIAGGYNGSITGDEHCIDVGCKVVDNHCVRTIHAEINALLQCAKFGVSTEGAEAYVTHFPCLHCAKALIQAGVKAVYWENDYRNSEYAIELFEKSGVKLGKVEIKSSLQL; from the coding sequence ATGAGTAATCGTATATCTTGGGATGAATATTTCATGGCCCAGGCAAAAATCTTAGCATTGCGTAGTTCTTGTGAGCGCTTATCTGTTGGGGCCGTTTTAGTAAAGGATCGCCGCACAATAGCGGGAGGCTATAATGGCTCTATTACTGGGGACGAGCATTGTATCGATGTCGGCTGTAAAGTCGTGGATAACCATTGTGTCCGCACAATCCACGCCGAAATCAATGCCCTTTTACAATGTGCAAAATTCGGTGTATCTACAGAGGGAGCCGAGGCTTACGTAACCCATTTCCCGTGCTTACATTGTGCGAAAGCTTTAATACAAGCTGGCGTTAAAGCTGTCTATTGGGAAAATGATTATCGCAATTCGGAATATGCAATTGAGCTTTTTGAGAAATCTGGAGTAAAGCTAGGTAAGGTCGAAATAAAATCGTCACTACAATTGTAG
- the yabP gene encoding sporulation protein YabP has translation METYQKKLDKKIVKHEIKIVDRKVLEVTGVINIESFDSQEFLLETTCGYLAVRGDNLHIKNLNLEEGLVAIQGNLFDMGYIDESITPGEKAKGFFSKLFR, from the coding sequence ATGGAAACCTATCAAAAAAAGCTGGACAAAAAAATAGTAAAGCACGAAATTAAGATTGTAGATCGCAAAGTACTAGAGGTGACGGGAGTTATAAACATTGAAAGCTTTGACAGCCAAGAATTCCTGTTAGAAACAACCTGCGGATATTTAGCCGTCAGAGGCGACAACCTACATATCAAAAACCTAAACCTAGAAGAGGGTTTAGTAGCTATTCAAGGAAATTTATTTGATATGGGCTATATTGATGAAAGCATTACACCTGGAGAGAAAGCAAAGGGCTTTTTCAGTAAACTATTTAGATAA
- a CDS encoding S1 RNA-binding domain-containing protein, whose protein sequence is MTIEVGSKVEGKVTGITNFGAFVELPGGITGLIHISEIAEDYVKDVNEHLKLNDKVLVKVINVDEKGKIGLSIKQAVNKPKPQQRRVPQISMDDKINQFFKDSEEKMAALKRSYDSKRGSRGPRKG, encoded by the coding sequence ATGACAATTGAAGTAGGCAGCAAAGTTGAAGGTAAGGTTACTGGTATTACTAACTTTGGGGCATTTGTAGAATTGCCAGGTGGTATTACAGGACTTATCCATATTTCGGAAATAGCTGAAGATTACGTAAAAGATGTTAATGAGCATTTAAAACTTAACGACAAAGTATTAGTCAAAGTTATTAATGTTGACGAGAAGGGGAAAATTGGTTTATCCATTAAGCAGGCGGTGAACAAACCAAAGCCTCAACAGAGAAGAGTTCCTCAAATATCGATGGACGATAAGATCAATCAGTTTTTCAAAGACAGTGAAGAGAAAATGGCTGCCTTAAAAAGAAGCTATGATTCTAAACGTGGAAGTCGCGGTCCAAGAAAGGGCTAA
- the yabQ gene encoding spore cortex biosynthesis protein YabQ yields MEFQAQYQLLLYMFLTGAGLAAVFESYRQCHNIYKFHKLLLHLLDFVFWVVAALLVFSILFVKAGGELRFYSLVFLGLGAIFHYYFIRRVTIRVTHTVIRIVTVTVNICKTIIYYLIIKPILLLWYIAKMIWQLILKVWSFLLLMLTTLVGVIGGMLNWTLQRGKKLFKIKK; encoded by the coding sequence GTGGAATTTCAAGCTCAGTATCAATTATTGCTGTACATGTTTCTTACAGGTGCAGGTCTTGCTGCAGTCTTTGAGTCCTACAGACAATGTCATAATATTTATAAATTTCATAAGCTATTACTGCATTTGTTAGACTTTGTTTTTTGGGTAGTAGCTGCTCTGCTAGTTTTTTCGATTTTGTTTGTTAAAGCTGGAGGGGAATTGCGTTTTTACAGCTTAGTTTTTTTAGGACTAGGGGCAATCTTTCATTATTATTTTATTAGAAGAGTGACGATTAGAGTTACGCATACAGTTATTAGAATAGTTACAGTAACTGTTAACATATGTAAAACTATTATATATTATTTAATTATTAAACCAATTTTATTGCTATGGTATATAGCTAAAATGATATGGCAATTAATATTAAAAGTTTGGTCTTTCTTATTGCTAATGCTAACGACACTTGTCGGCGTCATAGGAGGTATGCTAAACTGGACATTACAAAGGGGTAAAAAGCTCTTTAAAATTAAGAAATAA